In one window of Crocosphaera subtropica ATCC 51142 DNA:
- a CDS encoding double-stranded RNA binding motif domain-containing protein yields the protein MLLANTAVASLAEKHRLPILYRNHTASAIAPKSKELIETLTTLGLPELVRQKLQSWLNPATYSPAVIGHFALALPAYTHFTSPIRRVADYVNHRILKAVFIEGKESPYTLEELQAIANHINSKRTQVKEQRDEHFREKRLNQTVHILRDKGKIENLSDKEFSQIVKDSLRVSKLDKIVPEAISRIEDGNIKPVDLYYLIFGEYNDPETKELIKDTILDYLEEKQVEATQIIQIAGTTNQTTVEYIEKTTASGKFAFWSILEGETTAIPGIASNKQAAKHQANYLLIEGVLDQSLVPPEFIDQSPLQDIHSETNIAQTVVTDEFIPETEDEIDLSEIPTEAHESPIGYLHEALQKLKMKRPEYFYHQVSNDWLCCCRIEWLDEPLIETKAIETSKKDAKANASLKAIAYLENFVIEELSDG from the coding sequence ATGCTCCTGGCTAATACCGCAGTGGCCAGTTTAGCCGAGAAGCATCGTTTACCCATACTCTACCGGAACCATACTGCAAGTGCGATCGCCCCTAAAAGCAAAGAGTTGATAGAAACTCTGACGACACTCGGATTACCCGAATTGGTGAGACAGAAGTTGCAAAGTTGGTTAAATCCTGCTACTTACTCTCCGGCAGTTATTGGTCACTTTGCCCTAGCTTTACCAGCCTATACTCACTTTACTTCCCCCATTCGCAGGGTAGCTGACTACGTTAACCACCGTATTCTCAAAGCAGTTTTCATAGAAGGGAAGGAATCTCCTTACACCCTAGAAGAACTACAAGCGATCGCTAACCACATCAATAGCAAACGCACCCAAGTCAAAGAACAACGAGACGAACATTTCCGTGAGAAACGCCTCAATCAAACCGTACACATATTAAGGGATAAGGGCAAGATAGAGAATCTTTCGGATAAAGAATTTTCCCAAATTGTTAAAGATAGTCTTAGGGTATCAAAGTTAGACAAAATTGTACCCGAAGCCATCTCTCGAATAGAAGACGGTAATATCAAACCAGTAGATTTATACTATCTAATCTTTGGGGAGTACAATGACCCAGAAACGAAAGAATTAATCAAAGACACGATATTAGATTATTTAGAAGAAAAACAGGTAGAAGCCACTCAAATTATCCAAATAGCAGGGACGACGAATCAAACAACCGTAGAATACATCGAAAAGACAACGGCATCAGGGAAGTTTGCTTTTTGGTCTATCTTAGAAGGAGAAACCACAGCCATTCCTGGCATTGCTAGTAATAAACAAGCCGCCAAACATCAGGCTAACTACTTATTGATAGAAGGGGTGTTAGATCAGAGTTTAGTGCCACCTGAATTCATTGATCAAAGTCCTTTGCAGGATATTCATTCAGAGACAAACATAGCCCAGACGGTGGTAACTGATGAATTTATCCCTGAAACAGAAGACGAAATCGACCTTTCAGAAATACCAACAGAGGCCCATGAATCCCCTATCGGTTATTTACATGAAGCATTGCAGAAACTGAAAATGAAACGACCTGAATACTTTTACCATCAAGTAAGCAATGATTGGCTTTGTTGTTGTCGAATCGAGTGGTTGGATGAACCTTTGATTGAAACCAAAGCGATTGAAACTTCTAAAAAAGATGCTAAAGCTAATGCTTCATTGAAGGCGATCGCTTATTTAGAAAATTTTGTTATCGAGGAGTTATCCGATGGGTAA
- a CDS encoding plasmid replication protein, CyRepA1 family, whose protein sequence is MNYKIEEKHFTEWVHGSGVDPQIVGLNVRSLSGTTPHEHLLYSDKLPRRNDGRLSTGYLRRCEHWELGGWYCNGIDLLTGDESLWGCFKPNKPRIVTKNDGFDPDPSERKQKPIKYEHPPKVQTEIFALRVPRAIAEAIADRYNIPIPEETEFWQWLIDHPEIPIVITEGAKKAGALLSAGRCAIAFPGIYNGYRQPKDEDGKKTGKAYLIPQLQVLAQPGREFYFGFDSDNKIKTITNVNKAIEKTAFLLEEQGCTCKVIEWSNEHKGVDDLIVAKGVEAFDQAYQKAKSISLWKVSRLKQLTYSVAVEIDPHLRYLPKLEIPQGVKLIGLKARKGRGKTYSIEDEVAQAIHDGRRVLVLSHRRQLVASLCDRFGLDNVNGYQTSETGGKLGYGLCTDSLRQDSQARFRPHEWIDALVIIDEVEQVLWHTLAAHTKVKDYRVEILRNLQQVIEVVLGSERGQVLVADADLSDVSLDYIRSLVDNPPEPYIIHQGYNATTITSEEKWQIYNYDHTNPKRLLADLLEHIRRGGKPFICVSAQKRKSQFGTINLETMLLEYFPSLRILRIDSETITTPEHPAYGCIERLDEVLPHYDVVLSSPSIETGVSVDHEYLNPVTSQTSPVTSNEIEVKPNLSVLQFFLMAMIKSVTSHQLPVTSERQLTVTNEQSEINNSRTLAKGEDEKTKLVRSDCSLVSVKLAIALCWLSLAPEPIIEDLPPSEFVGQKDEEAKHLGHHLKQLSVDNCGVYHRRVSDAETLSDRAFEELKRRQTRSTEERLQLHKTEICRKYEVKDVSPELVKLDEQRVYARMRLHYYGTVGRAYMKQKERKRLEKMLQLGQGCLFSPDFNRNSISAKIWVYEFLGFFPLLQKTQVHKDDPDLQQLATVSKEFAHDIKSILHVSINLDDSPVVVYRKLRQPLGLPKLIKLGRFGSRGDRHYTYANPDLTERYELFDRWLASEQPLPTEQPSPVQWAMRMLHRLESPARSFVDSTEANKFLQAIDSKLTSVVDEVEKVCSDFCPRFWEAFRLAISEV, encoded by the coding sequence ATGAATTACAAAATAGAAGAAAAACATTTCACCGAATGGGTACATGGTTCCGGTGTTGATCCCCAAATTGTGGGATTAAATGTGCGATCGCTCTCAGGAACCACACCACATGAGCATTTACTTTACTCAGACAAATTACCCAGACGAAACGATGGGAGGTTATCAACCGGATACTTGCGTCGCTGCGAACATTGGGAATTAGGGGGGTGGTACTGTAATGGAATTGACTTGCTAACCGGTGATGAATCTTTATGGGGGTGCTTTAAGCCGAATAAGCCAAGAATAGTCACGAAAAACGATGGCTTTGACCCCGATCCCTCTGAACGTAAACAAAAACCTATCAAATATGAACATCCCCCAAAAGTTCAGACAGAAATATTTGCCCTAAGAGTGCCGAGGGCGATCGCAGAGGCCATCGCAGATCGATACAATATACCAATCCCAGAAGAAACAGAATTTTGGCAGTGGCTGATAGATCATCCTGAAATCCCCATTGTTATTACAGAAGGGGCTAAGAAAGCAGGGGCGTTATTGAGTGCCGGACGTTGTGCGATCGCCTTCCCTGGAATCTACAACGGGTATCGGCAACCCAAGGACGAAGATGGTAAGAAAACAGGGAAAGCTTACCTCATCCCTCAGTTGCAAGTGTTGGCCCAACCCGGAAGAGAGTTTTATTTTGGGTTTGACTCTGATAATAAAATTAAGACCATTACCAATGTGAACAAGGCGATCGAGAAAACAGCTTTTCTCTTAGAAGAACAGGGTTGTACTTGTAAGGTTATTGAGTGGTCTAATGAACACAAAGGGGTCGATGACTTAATCGTGGCTAAAGGAGTAGAAGCTTTTGATCAAGCCTATCAAAAAGCTAAGTCTATATCTCTATGGAAAGTTAGTCGATTAAAACAGTTAACTTACTCAGTAGCTGTCGAAATAGATCCTCACCTACGTTACTTACCCAAGTTAGAAATTCCTCAAGGCGTAAAACTGATTGGACTCAAAGCCAGGAAAGGACGGGGGAAAACTTATAGCATCGAGGATGAGGTGGCACAAGCTATCCATGATGGGAGAAGGGTGTTAGTGTTATCCCACCGACGGCAACTGGTGGCCTCGTTGTGCGATCGCTTCGGATTAGATAACGTCAACGGTTATCAGACCAGTGAAACCGGTGGGAAATTGGGTTACGGGTTATGCACCGACTCTCTACGCCAAGACTCGCAAGCTAGGTTTAGACCCCATGAGTGGATAGATGCACTGGTTATTATTGATGAGGTCGAACAGGTGCTATGGCACACTTTGGCAGCCCATACCAAAGTTAAGGATTATCGAGTAGAAATCCTCAGAAATTTACAACAAGTTATCGAGGTGGTTCTGGGTTCCGAACGGGGACAAGTGTTAGTAGCTGATGCAGATTTGAGTGATGTCAGTCTCGATTATATTAGAAGCTTAGTAGATAATCCCCCCGAACCCTACATCATTCACCAAGGTTACAACGCCACTACCATCACATCGGAAGAGAAATGGCAGATTTACAACTACGATCACACCAACCCGAAGCGTTTACTTGCAGACTTACTTGAACATATAAGACGAGGGGGTAAACCGTTTATCTGTGTATCGGCACAGAAAAGAAAAAGCCAATTTGGAACCATTAACCTTGAGACGATGCTCCTCGAATATTTTCCTTCTCTAAGGATACTAAGAATCGATAGTGAAACGATTACTACACCCGAACATCCGGCTTATGGTTGCATTGAACGACTTGATGAAGTGTTGCCTCATTACGATGTAGTCCTTTCATCCCCCTCCATCGAAACCGGTGTCAGTGTTGACCATGAATACCTCAATCCAGTCACCAGTCAAACCTCGCCAGTCACCAGTAATGAGATAGAAGTTAAACCGAATCTTTCAGTGTTGCAGTTTTTTTTGATGGCAATGATAAAATCAGTTACCAGTCACCAGTTACCAGTCACCAGTGAAAGACAGTTGACAGTTACTAATGAGCAATCAGAGATTAATAATTCTCGTACTTTAGCTAAGGGTGAAGATGAGAAAACAAAACTGGTAAGGAGTGACTGTTCATTGGTGAGTGTCAAATTAGCGATCGCTCTTTGTTGGTTATCTTTGGCCCCGGAACCGATCATAGAAGATTTACCCCCCAGTGAGTTCGTCGGGCAAAAGGATGAAGAAGCGAAACATCTGGGCCATCACCTCAAACAACTTTCGGTAGATAACTGTGGGGTTTACCATCGTCGGGTGAGTGATGCTGAAACATTAAGCGATCGCGCCTTTGAAGAATTAAAGCGTCGCCAAACTCGAAGCACTGAAGAACGACTGCAACTGCACAAGACAGAAATTTGCCGGAAATATGAAGTCAAAGACGTTTCTCCTGAATTAGTCAAATTGGATGAACAACGAGTGTACGCTCGTATGAGACTGCATTACTATGGGACTGTGGGACGGGCTTATATGAAGCAGAAGGAGAGAAAAAGATTAGAAAAAATGTTGCAACTGGGGCAAGGTTGTTTGTTCTCTCCCGACTTTAATCGTAATAGTATTTCCGCTAAGATTTGGGTTTACGAATTCCTTGGCTTCTTTCCTTTGCTACAAAAAACCCAGGTTCACAAAGATGACCCCGATTTGCAACAATTAGCCACAGTATCAAAAGAATTTGCCCATGATATCAAGTCTATTTTGCACGTAAGCATCAACCTTGACGACAGCCCTGTAGTGGTTTATCGCAAGTTACGCCAACCTCTGGGGCTTCCCAAGTTGATTAAGTTGGGTAGGTTTGGGTCAAGAGGCGATCGTCATTATACTTATGCGAATCCAGACCTCACTGAACGGTACGAATTGTTTGATCGGTGGTTGGCATCGGAACAACCCTTACCTACTGAACAGCCATCACCGGTGCAATGGGCGATGAGGATGCTACACCGACTAGAATCTCCTGCACGGAGTTTTGTTGATAGCACTGAAGCTAACAAGTTTCTACAGGCGATCGATTCTAAATTAACTTCTGTTGTTGATGAAGTTGAAAAGGTTTGTTCTGATTTTTGCCCTCGATTTTGGGAAGCTTTTCGTTTAGCTATTTCTGAAGTCTAG
- a CDS encoding APHP domain protein, whose protein sequence is MVANYPDLKITDASSLSQLQAGTAKTIIVEVTNFGTETRLPYFLVEGEKIGNDPLNDWIEISPLPNWQDISLDTGESEFVQLEIQHHNVIYETNDVASFKLTVDPRDTILEGHEKLSQFDPLSYDPLQKIQRTISIKNNPVDTDYEIKNLIASHYNYLKTEFDIEVDKAVDPLTGELNSTITNQVLDLHNQNQLGGIVDNFDEHLYIASYGDLIQAFGYDGEAALDHYLMMGATEGRDQHRFNAAQYLENYGDIRDTYGLNADLATKHFIANGFAEGRTYQDIS, encoded by the coding sequence ATGGTTGCGAATTATCCTGATTTAAAAATAACAGATGCTTCTTCCTTGTCTCAATTACAAGCCGGTACGGCAAAAACTATAATCGTGGAGGTAACTAATTTCGGTACTGAAACTAGACTTCCTTATTTCTTGGTAGAAGGGGAGAAAATAGGGAACGATCCTCTCAACGATTGGATTGAGATAAGTCCTCTACCTAATTGGCAAGATATTTCTCTTGATACAGGAGAATCAGAGTTTGTTCAGCTTGAAATTCAGCATCATAATGTTATTTACGAAACCAACGATGTTGCGTCGTTTAAACTTACTGTTGATCCGAGAGACACAATTTTAGAAGGACATGAAAAATTATCTCAATTTGATCCTCTGAGTTATGATCCTTTACAAAAAATTCAGAGAACAATATCGATAAAAAATAATCCTGTCGATACTGATTATGAGATAAAAAATTTAATAGCGTCTCATTACAATTATCTCAAAACTGAATTTGATATCGAAGTCGATAAAGCGGTTGACCCACTTACAGGCGAACTCAACTCAACTATCACTAATCAAGTCTTAGATTTACACAATCAAAACCAACTTGGAGGCATAGTAGATAATTTCGATGAGCATCTTTATATCGCTTCTTATGGTGATTTGATTCAAGCTTTTGGCTATGATGGTGAAGCTGCTTTAGATCATTATCTTATGATGGGTGCGACAGAAGGCAGGGATCAACACCGATTTAACGCAGCCCAATATTTAGAAAATTACGGGGATATTCGAGATACCTATGGCTTAAACGCTGATTTAGCTACAAAACATTTTATTGCCAATGGCTTTGCAGAAGGAAGAACTTATCAGGATATTTCCTAG